In Rhipicephalus microplus isolate Deutch F79 chromosome 9, USDA_Rmic, whole genome shotgun sequence, one genomic interval encodes:
- the LOC119163682 gene encoding uncharacterized protein LOC119163682, with product MVLLVCFIVQVGFAADTNANEASGDKYAPNRNSVAIGKRATCPFTRVLNIVSGRVPPEIPTVKCKCPGNRCSSVGDFRCLEVREKLTVFYPNWKDGSRWSVRNKTIVVTTACVCAMSRAVKSHDLDDRIFKLGLMTDCVDDERLR from the coding sequence ATGGTTCTTCTGGTCTGCTTCATAGTACAGGTTGGCTTCGCCGCCGACACAAACGCCAACGAGGCCTCTGGCGACAAATACGCGCCTAACCGCAATTCTGTGGCCATCGGGAAGAGGGCGACTTGCCCGTTTACACGAGTGCTGAACATAGTCTCTGGCAGGGTGCCGCCGGAAATACCCACCGTGAAGTGCAAGTGTCCGGGAAACCGGTGCAGCTCCGTGGGCGACTTCCGGTGCCTGGAAGTGCGGGAGAAGCTGACGGTGTTCTATCCGAACTGGAAGGACGGTTCCCGCTGGTCGGTGCGAAACAAGACTATAGTCGTGACCACTGCCTGTGTTTGTGCCATGAGCCGAGCCGTGAAGTCGCATGACTTGGATGATAGAATATTCAAGCTGGGCCTTATGACTGACTGCGTTGATGACGAGAGGCTGCGTTGA